Proteins co-encoded in one Gossypium arboreum isolate Shixiya-1 chromosome 11, ASM2569848v2, whole genome shotgun sequence genomic window:
- the LOC108470726 gene encoding aladin isoform X1 yields MPSFPQPGSVTICEINRDLVTADALSDSEAKDTYGKLLGMVFNPVPFQSLEDTTQPPPASNAAVSQPKGFGMITSSLKHIFLPNDIDLLPEVALQGVSWHQHKHILAFISGSNQVTVRDYEDSAGKEPCILTSESQRDVKVLEWRPNGGKSLSVACKGGICIWAASYPGNAASVRSGSASFLGALSRGSGTRWTLVDFFRSSHGEQISALSWSPDGRYLASASYESSSFSIWDVAQGTGTPIRRGLGGTSVIKWSPTGDYFFSGKFDGTFYLWETNTWTSEPWSSASGFVTVATWDPDGRMVLLAFSKSSKLGSIHFASKPPSLDAHLLPVDLPEIISLTGSQGIEKIAWDASGERLAVSYKGGDDIYKGLIAIYDTRRNPLISASLIGFIRGPGDNPKPIAFSFHDKFKQGPLLSVCWSSGFCCTYPLLFRS; encoded by the exons ATGCCTTCATTTCCACAGCCTGGCTCTGTTACCATCTGCGAAATTAACAGAGATTTGG TTACAGCCGATGCCCTTTCCGATAGTGAAGCTAAGGATACTTATGGAAAGCTTCTT GGAATGGTGTTCAATCCAGTTCCGTTTCAATCCTTAGAGGATACCACGCAACCTCCACCAGCTTCAAATGCTGCCGTCTCTCAACCCAAAGGATTT GGAATGATAACTTCCTCCCTCAAACACATTTTTCTACCCAATGAT ATTGATTTGTTACCAGAAGTTGCTCTCCAAGGTGTGAGCTGGCATCAGCACAAACATATACTGGCATTTATATCCGGTTCTAATCAGGTTACGGTTCGTGATTATGAAGATTCAG CAGGGAAGGAGCCTTGCATTTTAACAAGTGAGTCACAAAGAGATGTTAAAGTTCTAGAGTGGAGGCCAAATGGTGGAAAGTCACTTTCTGTGGCATGCAA GGGTGGAATTTGCATTTGGGCGGCATCTTATCCTGGGAATGCGGCATCAGTTAGATCTGGTTCTGCTTCATTCTTGGGGGCACTCTCTAGAGGTTCCGGGACTCGGTGGACTCTAGTGGATTTTTTTCGAAGTTCTCATGGTGAACAAATAAGTGCACTTTCTTGGAGTCCAGATGGAAG ATATTTGGCCTCTGCCTCGTATGAAAGCTCGTCATTCTCAATTTGGGATGTTgctcaag GTACTGGGACTCCCATTCGACGGGGATTAGGAGGAACATCAGTGATTAAATGGTCTCCAACTGGAGATTACTTCTTTTCTGGAAAATT TGATGGAACCTTTTATCTTTGGGAGACAAACACATGGACTTCTGAACCGTGGTCTTCAGCTAGTGGTTTTGTCACT GTTGCAACCTGGGATCCTGATGGTCGTATGGTCCTGCTTGCTTTCTCCAAGTCTTCAAAATTGGGTTCTATACACTTTGCATCAAAACCTCCATCATTGG ATGCCCACTTATTACCAGTTGATTTGCCAGAGATAATATCATTGACAGGCAG TCAGGGAATCGAGAAGATAGCCTGGGATGCTTCTGGAGAGCGATTAGCAGTGTCGTATAAAGGAGGGGATGATATTTACAAAGGTCTCATTGCAATATATGATACGAGGAGGAATCCCTTGATTTCTGCATCACTAAT TGGTTTTATACGAGGTCCTGGTGACAATCCAAAGCCAATTGCATTTTCCTTTCATGACAAGTTTAAGCAAGGACCATTGCTTTCGGTG TGCTGGAGCAGTGGATTTTGCTGTACTTACCCTCTACTATTTCGATCCTAA
- the LOC108474127 gene encoding histone-lysine N-methyltransferase, H3 lysine-9 specific SUVH1-like gives MEDDDGQDYVDKSRVLNVPPLRCLAPIFPSTPSFPSFSHPQASSPFMCPPPAGHFPPGFASFYPFSGYPDSHNMQTPMPFGFNGSIPAVPINSFRSGANGDAGSSGRSSRNPGPSQYEEEEGYSDWVHVNDGEDSSKAATKKKRIPKRARAGSGQDINVASSDVDVDAMVDKIVESFNLMDFDTFKRADGDKDSVGYIRMIYDLLRRKLSQIEDSKESTPGVTRRPDLRAGTILMNKGIRTNVKKRIGVVPGVEVGDIFFFRMEMCLVGLHAPIMAGIDYMGLKVSQDEEPVAVSIVSSGGYEDNSEDADVLVYSGQGGNINNKGMEITDQKLERGNLALEKSLHRGNEVRVIRGVKDIANPTGKIYVYDGLYKIQESWVDKGKSGCNVFKYKLVRLSGQPEAYTVWKSVQQWKDGSTARVGIISHDLTSGAESIPVSLVNDVDDEKWPSNFTYYPGLKYSKPVNSNESSTGCGCHGGCLAGNSSCPCIQKNGGNLPYTTNGVLVSQKPLIHECGSSCICPPNCKNRVCQSGLKIRLEVFKTKDKGWGLRSWDPIRSGAFICEYGGEVTDITSAEELRCVNDDDYIFDATRTNQSGEGFLNASNETLKIPFPLIINAKHAGNVARFMNHSCSPNVFWQPVLRENSKECDLHIVFYAYRHIPPMTELTYSYGIVPPDRADQRRKKCLCGSAKCLGYFY, from the coding sequence ATGGAAGACGACGATGGGCAAGACTATGTAGATAAATCTAGGGTTTTGAATGTGCCGCCGTTGCGATGTTTGGCTCCTATTTTCCCTTCAACGCCTAGTTTCCCTTCATTTTCCCATCCCCAAGCTTCTTCCCCTTTTATGTGCCCACCTCCTGCTGGTCATTTCCCCCCTGGTTTTGCGTCATTCTACCCGTTTTCGGGTTACCCGGATTCTCACAACATGCAAACTCCTATGCCTTTTGGGTTCAATGGTTCCATTCCGGCGGTTCCTATCAATTCATTCAGGAGTGGAGCAAATGGAGATGCTGGGTCTTCTGGACGGAGTTCGAGAAATCCCGGTCCATCGCAGTATGAAGAAGAAGAGGGTTATAGTGATTGGGTTCATGTAAATGATGGCGAAGATTCTAGCAAGGCTGCCACCAAAAAGAAAAGGATTCCGAAGAGGGCGCGAGCTGGCAGTGGCCAGGATATCAATGTTGCTTCCTCCGATGTGGATGTAGATGCTATGGTTGATAAAATTGTTGAGTCGTTTAATCTCATGGATTTTGATACATTCAAGCGAGCCGATGGTGACAAGGATTCGGTAGGATATATACGCATGATCTATGATTTGCTCCGAAGAAAGCTTTCTCAGATTGAGGATTCAAAGGAATCTACTCCAGGAGTAACTAGACGGCCTGACTTAAGAGCAGGGACTATCCTAATGAACAAAGGGATTCGAACCAATGTGAAGAAGAGAATTGGTGTTGTGCCTGGTGTGGAAGTTGGAGATATTTTCTTTTTCAGGATGGAGATGTGTTTGGTTGGGTTACATGCTCCAATTATGGCTGGTATTGATTACATGGGCCTCAAGGTCTCTCAAGATGAAGAGCCAGTAGCAGTTAGTATTGTCTCATCTGGAGGATATGAGGACAATTCGGAGGATGCTGATGTGTTGGTTTATAGTGGTCAAGGTGGCAATATTAATAATAAAGGCATGGAAATAACTGATCAGAAGCTTGAACGGGGCAATCTTGCTTTAGAGAAGAGCTTGCACCGAGGTAATGAGGTTCGAGTGATTCGTGGTGTAAAAGATATAGCAAATCCAACTGGAAAGATTTATGTTTATGATGGTCTTTATAAAATCCAGGAATCATGGGTGGACAAAGGGAAGTCTGGTTGCAATGTATTTAAGTACAAATTAGTTAGGTTATCCGGGCAGCCTGAAGCATACACAGTGTGGAAATCTGTTCAGCAATGGAAGGATGGCAGTACTGCTAGAGTTGGGATTATATCGCATGATCTTACTTCTGGGGCAGAAAGTATACCTGTTTCTCTTGTAAATGATGTTGATGATGAAAAGTGGCCATCAAATTTCACATATTATCCTGGTCTAAAGTACTCGAAACCTGTAAATTCAAATGAATCTTCAACTGGTTGTGGTTGCCATGGTGGATGTCTAGCTGGAAACTCCAGCTGCCCTTGCATTCAAAAAAATGGTGGTAATCTTCCATATACTACAAATGGGGTTCTTGTCAGCCAAAAACCGTTGATACATGAGTGTGGTTCTTCATGCATATGCCCTCCTAATTGCAAGAATAGGGTATGTCAGAGTGGTCTGAAAATTCGTTTAGAAGTGTTTAAAACTAAAGATAAAGGTTGGGGTCTAAGGTCATGGGATCCTATCCGCTCCGGGGCTTTTATTTGTGAATATGGAGGGGAGGTAACTGATATTACTAGTGCAGAGGAGCTCAGATGCGTAAACGATGATGATTATATTTTTGATGCAACCCGTACTAATCAGTCGGGGGAAGGTTTCTTGAATGCATCTAATGAGACTCTGAAGATCCCGTTTCCTCTAATTATAAATGCAAAACATGCCGGTAATGTAGCTCGGTTTATGAACCACAGCTGCTCTCCGAATGTATTCTGGCAGCCAGTTTTGCGCGAGAATAGCAAGGAGTGTGATCTCCATATCGTGTTTTATGCCTACAGACACATACCTCCAATGACTGAGTTGACATATAGCTACGGCATTGTTCCACCAGATAGAGCAGACCAGAGGAGAAAAAAGTGCCTTTGCGGATCAGCAAAGTGTTTAGGCTACTTTTACTAG
- the LOC108470726 gene encoding aladin isoform X2: MPSFPQPGSVTICEINRDLVTADALSDSEAKDTYGKLLGMVFNPVPFQSLEDTTQPPPASNAAVSQPKGFGMITSSLKHIFLPNDIDLLPEVALQGVSWHQHKHILAFISGSNQVTVRDYEDSGKEPCILTSESQRDVKVLEWRPNGGKSLSVACKGGICIWAASYPGNAASVRSGSASFLGALSRGSGTRWTLVDFFRSSHGEQISALSWSPDGRYLASASYESSSFSIWDVAQGTGTPIRRGLGGTSVIKWSPTGDYFFSGKFDGTFYLWETNTWTSEPWSSASGFVTVATWDPDGRMVLLAFSKSSKLGSIHFASKPPSLDAHLLPVDLPEIISLTGSQGIEKIAWDASGERLAVSYKGGDDIYKGLIAIYDTRRNPLISASLIGFIRGPGDNPKPIAFSFHDKFKQGPLLSVCWSSGFCCTYPLLFRS; the protein is encoded by the exons ATGCCTTCATTTCCACAGCCTGGCTCTGTTACCATCTGCGAAATTAACAGAGATTTGG TTACAGCCGATGCCCTTTCCGATAGTGAAGCTAAGGATACTTATGGAAAGCTTCTT GGAATGGTGTTCAATCCAGTTCCGTTTCAATCCTTAGAGGATACCACGCAACCTCCACCAGCTTCAAATGCTGCCGTCTCTCAACCCAAAGGATTT GGAATGATAACTTCCTCCCTCAAACACATTTTTCTACCCAATGAT ATTGATTTGTTACCAGAAGTTGCTCTCCAAGGTGTGAGCTGGCATCAGCACAAACATATACTGGCATTTATATCCGGTTCTAATCAGGTTACGGTTCGTGATTATGAAGATTCAG GGAAGGAGCCTTGCATTTTAACAAGTGAGTCACAAAGAGATGTTAAAGTTCTAGAGTGGAGGCCAAATGGTGGAAAGTCACTTTCTGTGGCATGCAA GGGTGGAATTTGCATTTGGGCGGCATCTTATCCTGGGAATGCGGCATCAGTTAGATCTGGTTCTGCTTCATTCTTGGGGGCACTCTCTAGAGGTTCCGGGACTCGGTGGACTCTAGTGGATTTTTTTCGAAGTTCTCATGGTGAACAAATAAGTGCACTTTCTTGGAGTCCAGATGGAAG ATATTTGGCCTCTGCCTCGTATGAAAGCTCGTCATTCTCAATTTGGGATGTTgctcaag GTACTGGGACTCCCATTCGACGGGGATTAGGAGGAACATCAGTGATTAAATGGTCTCCAACTGGAGATTACTTCTTTTCTGGAAAATT TGATGGAACCTTTTATCTTTGGGAGACAAACACATGGACTTCTGAACCGTGGTCTTCAGCTAGTGGTTTTGTCACT GTTGCAACCTGGGATCCTGATGGTCGTATGGTCCTGCTTGCTTTCTCCAAGTCTTCAAAATTGGGTTCTATACACTTTGCATCAAAACCTCCATCATTGG ATGCCCACTTATTACCAGTTGATTTGCCAGAGATAATATCATTGACAGGCAG TCAGGGAATCGAGAAGATAGCCTGGGATGCTTCTGGAGAGCGATTAGCAGTGTCGTATAAAGGAGGGGATGATATTTACAAAGGTCTCATTGCAATATATGATACGAGGAGGAATCCCTTGATTTCTGCATCACTAAT TGGTTTTATACGAGGTCCTGGTGACAATCCAAAGCCAATTGCATTTTCCTTTCATGACAAGTTTAAGCAAGGACCATTGCTTTCGGTG TGCTGGAGCAGTGGATTTTGCTGTACTTACCCTCTACTATTTCGATCCTAA
- the LOC108474104 gene encoding uncharacterized protein LOC108474104, whose translation MGKTEEEQRLSSNVSSEVSVVESSSTISTRFVVCGSKSTLFGLRCFFVLLFSLAIFLSALFWLPPFLHSSDHSDLDLDSRFKDHDIVASFKVEKPVSFLGDNILQLENDIFDEIGFPTSKVVILSLEPLTESNVTNVVFGVDPDARYSKISPTSLSLIKSSFEYLVIHQSSLSLTKSLFGESYFFEVLKFPGGITVIPPQSAFLLQKVQIHFNFTLNFSIYQIQLYFDELRSQLKSGLHLAPYENLYIILSNSKGSTVAPPTIVQSKVLLAVGNPPSTPRLKQLAQTITGSHSKNLGLNHTVFGKVKQVRLSSILQHSLHGGDGSSNSPAPSPHPVHSNHHHHHHHHHHHHHHHHHHHSADLAPAVAPAPAPEAHSPTPETISPASQRHNKANPPGSQHGNKRIKGKPREEPNLAPAATPKVSPHHSAVPPNVHPSALAPKPKHRPITYLAPTSSPLPNVAFAHAKPPSKSEPNKEDPDRIPSVSPSASAPFCLPTMRWLLSFLLAIIILHL comes from the exons ATGGGTAAAACTGAAGAAGAGCAGAGATTAAGTTCAAACGTGAGTAGTGAAGTATCTGTGGTAGAATCTAGCTCAACAATTTCAACCAGATTCGTTGTTTGTGGATCTAAGAGCACTCTCTTTGGTCTTCGATGCTTCTTCGTTTTGTTGTTTTCTCTTGCAATCTTCCTTTCGGCTTTGTTTTGGTTACCCCCTTTTCTTCATTCTTCAGATCACTCGGATCTGGATCTTGATTCTAGGTTCAAAg ATCATGATATAGTAGCAAGTTTTAAAGTTGAGAAGCCGGTTTCTTTTCTAGGAGACAATATCTTGCAGCTTGaaaatgacatttttgatgaGATAGGCTTTCCTACGAGCAAA GTGGTTATCTTATCTCTCGAACCTTTAACTGAATCGAATGTAACAAACGTTGTGTTCGGGGTTGATCCTGATGCAAGGTATTCGAAGATATCTCCAACTTCTCTAAGTTTGATAAAGTCGTCGTTTGAGTATTTGGTTATACACCAATCATCTTTGAGCTTGACTAAATCCTTGTTCGGGGAATCATACTTCTTTGAGGTGTTAAAATTCCCGGGAGGGATTACTGTAATTCCCCCGCAAAGTGCTTTTCTTCTGCAGAAAGTGCAAATCCATTTCAACTTTACCTTGAACTTCTCTATTTATCAAATACAATTATATTTTGATGAATTAAGGAGCCAGCTCAAGTCCGGATTGCATTTAGCTCCATACGAG AACTTGTATATCATCTTATCGAATTCTAAAGGCTCCACTGTTGCTCCCCCCACTATCGTTCAGTCAAAAGTTCTGCTTGCTGTAGGGAATCCTCCATCAACGCCAAGATTAAAGCAACTAGCTCAAACCATCACGGGTTCTCATTCGAAAAACCTTGGCCTAAACCACACTGTATTTGGTAAAGTTAAGCAAGTTCGCCTTTCTTCCATTTTGCAACATTCTCTTCACGGAGGTGACGGCAGTTCAAACTCACCTGCTCCTTCACCTCATCCTGTCCACAGTAATCATCAtcatcaccaccaccaccaccaccatcacCACCACCATCACCATCACCACCATAGTGCTGATCTAGCTCCTGCAGTTGCACCTGCACCTGCACCCGAAGCTCATTCACCTACCCCTGAAACAATTTCACCCGCATCTCAAAGGCATAACAAGGCAAACCCTCCTGGTTCCCAACATGGGAATAAAAGGATCAAGGGGAAGCCTCGAGAGGAACCTAATTTAGCCCCTGCTGCCACACCCAAAGTTTCCCCTCATCATTCGGCGGTCCCACCAAATGTACATCCATCAGCACTGGCACCCAAACCTAAACACAGACCAATTACCTATTTAGCTCCCACATCCAGTCCGCTGCCAAATGTAGCTTTTGCTCATGCCAAGCCTCCATCAAAGAGTGAACCAAATAAAGAGGATCCTGATAGGATACCTTCAGTTTCACCATCAGCATCGGCACCTTTCT GTCTTCCAACTATGCGATGGCTGCTATCATTCCTATTagctattattattttacatttataA
- the LOC108472500 gene encoding calmodulin-binding protein 25-like, with product MAASSENLSTFETSPFHCLLTDPWIAESFSRDTQVLTRALQKSISDSITDPIVLPAPEPAPKRYRTAGPSPTGKISKRKPRASKSSRTTFIAADPANFRQMVQQVTGIGFGEGKTTTTTTVSPILKPEPQRLGNRLHNGAGPGFLPTLDTSVALLNHQQPCFETFPSFPTLESWKV from the coding sequence ATGGCAGCATCATCAGAAAACCTATCAACCTTTGAAACATCACCGTTTCATTGCCTCTTAACCGATCCCTGGATCGCCGAATCCTTTTCTCGCGACACACAAGTGTTAACGAGAGCGTTACAAAAATCAATCTCCGATTCCATCACCGATCCCATCGTTTTACCGGCGCCTGAACCGGCACCCAAACGATACCGTACCGCCGGTCCATCGCCCACTGGAAAAATCTCCAAACGGAAGCCCCGCGCCTCGAAGAGTTCTCGAACTACTTTTATAGCAGCAGATCCAGCTAATTTCAGGCAGATGGTACAACAAGTAACCGGAATCGGATTCGGCGAGGGAAAGACGACGACGACGACGACGGTGAGTCCGATCCTTAAACCGGAGCCTCAAAGACTCGGTAACCGGTTACATAACGGTGCCGGACCTGGATTTTTACCTACGTTAGACACGTCGGTGGCGTTATTGAATCATCAACAGCCATGTTTTGAAACTTTCCCGAGCTTTCCCACATTAGAATCatggaaagtttag
- the LOC108472586 gene encoding calmodulin-binding protein 25-like, protein MLASSENLATIETSTFRSLFDDPWISESFSRDTQTLTIALQKSISDSFTGSIASPVPETAPKRYQTAGRPPTGKVSKRKPRASKKSRTTFIAADPANFRQMVQQVTGIGFGDGKMTTVSPILKPEPQRPGDRLPNGTVPGYLPTLDTSASLLDHHQLHEQPSFDTFPNFPTLESWKV, encoded by the coding sequence ATGTTGGCATCGTCAGAAAACCTAGCGACCATCGAAACGTCGACGTTTCGTTCCCTCTTCGACGATCCTTGGATCTCCGAATCCTTTTCTCGCGACACACAAACTCTGACGATAGCGTTACAAAAGTCAATATCCGATTCCTTCACCGGCTCCATCGCTTCGCCGGTGCCTGAAACGGCACCCAAACGGTACCAAACCGCCGGTCGACCGCCTACCGGGAAAGTTTCCAAACGCAAGCCTCGCGCCTCGAAGAAGTCTCGAACTACCTTTATAGCAGCAGATCCAGCCAATTTCAGGCAGATGGTACAACAGGTAACCGGAATTGGATTTGGTGACGGAAAGATGACGACGGTGAGTCCGATCCTTAAACCGGAGCCTCAAAGACCCGGCGACCGGTTACCTAACGGTACTGTGCCTGGATATTTACCTACGTTGGACACGTCGGCGTCGTTGTTGGATCATCACCAGCTGCATGAGCAGCCATCTTTTGACACTTTTCCGAATTTTCCCACATTAGAATCCtggaaagtttag